Proteins encoded by one window of Bacillus rossius redtenbacheri isolate Brsri chromosome 3, Brsri_v3, whole genome shotgun sequence:
- the LOC134531254 gene encoding piggyBac transposable element-derived protein 4-like encodes MSHYYFLDEDDVPLVHIAQLSNANRQDHSDKPSTSNVSDSNTRTRLLANEKPGVNRWVSMDNQPQLPVFEEASGILIDIDETSDELTRFSNFFGTDVIKNIKTETNQYAGTMIDKMKRAKKLKPNSMWQRWTTVKLQEIYYFFAVIIHMCLVRKPKITDYWSNDNIMHTPFPGRLLSRDRFRSILFMLHINDNATYVPRGQENHDPLHKVRPFFNHFVRQCKACLYPSENLTIDEGMCPFRGRLHFRVYIKNKPHKYGIKLYILCDTNTGYVLNCEVYTGGAGSVENSIESLVRRVCHDYFHKAHTIYMDRFYSSPTLFYKLWDEKTLAVGTVQKNRKGLPPELKCKELARGEAIFRRCGPLLAVKWKDTHDVYCLSTKHKATCSEVTVRGRGGLVAKTKPDVVLDYNINKTGVDHVDQLLSYYPFQRKSMKWWKKIFFHLFLMSIINSFILFKRSRADGNKTSLENFMRALGNQLASYGATDTDVQSSSSSSTD; translated from the exons AtgtcacattattattttttagatgaAGATGATGTTCCGCTAGTCCACATTGCGCAGCTGAGCAATGCGAATAGACAAGACCACTCGGATAAACCTAGCACAAGTAACGTTTCTG ATTCCAATACAAGAACACGATTACTAGCAAATGAAAAACCTGGAGTCAATCGCTGGGTATCAATGGACAACCAACCACAGCTGCCTGTTTTTGAGGAAGCATCTGGCATTCTTATCGACATTGATGAAACTTCCGATGAACTTACCCGTTTCTCTAATTTTTTTGGCACAGacgtcataaaaaatataaagactGAAACAAATCAATATGCAGGTACCATGATTGACAAAATGAAACgggcaaaaaaattgaaaccaaattCAATGTGGCAGCGTTGGACTACGGTCAAGCTTCAAGAAATATATTACTTCTTTGCAGTGATCATTCACATGTGCTTGGTCAGGAAACCCAAGATAACAGATTATTGGTCAAATGACAACATAATGCACACTCCATTTCCTGGGCGTCTCCTTAGCAGAGACAGATTCCGGTCAATATTATTCATGTTACACATAAATGACAATGCTACTTACGTACCAAGAGGGCAAGAAAATCACGACCCTCTACATAAAGTCAGGCCGTTTTTCAATCATTTTGTCCGTCAATGTAAGGCCTGTCTTTATCCATCAGAAAACCTGACAATTGATGAAGGAATGTGTCCTTTTCGAGGACGTTTACACTTCCgcgtttatataaaaaataaacctcATAAGTATGGTATAAAGTTATATATTCTTTGTGACACCAATACAGGATATGTCCTAAACTGTGAGGTTTATACTGGTGGTGCTGGAAGTGTGGAAAACTCTATTGAGAGTCTTGTCCGGAGAGTGTGTCATGATTATTTTCATAAGGCGCACACAATTTACATGGACAGATTTTATTCAAGTCCTACATTATTCTATAAGTTATGGGATGAAAAAACCCTGGCTGTGGGTACGGTACAAAAAAACCGCAAAGGCTTGCCACCTGAACTGAAATGCAAAGAACTTGCAAGAGGTGAAGCAATTTTTCGCAGGTGCGGTCCTTTGTTGGCTGTAAAGTGGAAGGACACACATGATGTGTACTGCCTCTCCACAAAGCACAAAGCCACATGCAGTGAAGTCACTGTAAGAGGTAGAGGTGGCTTAGTTGCTAAAACCAAACCCGATGTTGTACTTGACTACAATATAAACAAAACTGGTGTTGATCATGTTGATCAATTACTCAGTTACTACCCCTTTCAAAGAAAATCAATGAAATGgtggaagaaaatttttttccacctttttttgaTGTCAATCATAAATTCATTCATTTTGTTCAAAAGATCCAGGGCTGATGGCAACAAAACAAGTTTGGAAAACTTCATGAGAGCTCTCGGGAACCAGCTGGCTTCATATGGTGCTACCGATACAGACGTtcaatcatcatcatcctcatccACAGATTGA